The Gadus chalcogrammus isolate NIFS_2021 chromosome 14, NIFS_Gcha_1.0, whole genome shotgun sequence sequence GCACGGCGACGACACAGCACGGCGACGACACAGCACGGCGACGCGGCCGTCAGCATGTAACTCTGCGTTTACAtgcggacacatctgatccgcatagatgtggaagaacagctcaatcggaatagaaaagtatcatatatatatacgcctcaatcggttcggaatagaattctatgcggaatatgagaggtggtgtagtccgctataaacaCTTATTacgattagtttggggtttaacttggagcagctgcagtagttcgcaattggtccactccgtctgtactttaatgcacaccgaactttaccgctgtcaaggaaattggatttattgcctgattcacgtctttgttattatcACTCCGTAGTGCTATGCAGAGATGATTGGACGGAACGATTTTTAGATTTCCAAATcgcgttataaaaaaaaaaaatatatatatatatatatatatatatatatatataaaaaaaaaagaaaaaaaaaaaaaggacacaatCAATTCGTGGCGTtcgatgttgattctgtggcgccgcgccacacaatggtctatgtatgggaaacactggtaTTAATGACTCATAAGAACTCACTAAGTGAACTAAGTGAGTTATTACCTTCATACCACATCATGTGAAATGCAGggactctttctctcccttgccATTTTCGTTCAATGTGTAAAAATCGTGCAACTCGGCCTATCCCAACCCCGATGTGAGCGGGTGAAAGGTTAAGCAGGTGGCTGGTGAGTGGGTGACTGGTGAGTGGGTGACTGGTGAGCGGGTGACTGGTGAGCGGGTGACTGGTAAGTAGTTTTGCTTTCGTCAACGAAAATATCGTTGTCAACGACCCTTTATCACGTGaggaaaacgagacgagacgcaaCGTAAATGCTGTTCATGTGACGATAACTATAATTAAATACATAATTCAGTATTGTTGACGAATAAAAATGAGACTAAATGTGTTTTACAAAATAATACTCTTGAAAATATCTCTTCATTTTCGATGACCAAAACTAGTcgagttttatttattttattttttatttctgggGCTGTATCAGGTTATGTTACTTCCTGAATCCCCTCTCGTCGCGATTCACAAGACGCAACTGTGGTGGTAGCGTTAATGAAAACTTAAGGCCCTCTCCACACTAATCCGGGTAAATATAAAAACGTACAACTTGTAACTGAAGATACATAGTACATTGCACAGAGAAATCATAATTTCCATTTCACctggcatttttttttttgatgagcgcaagcttgtggcagcgtcatggcagtgtcatggcaaccgaaCGCCATCGTATCTGAAAGCCTCTACCCTGTCCACACTACAATGCAATCCTAGCGTGTTCAtatttatccacctcagcgCTCGTTTTTGAAAAGCATCGTTATCAGTGTCGGAATTCGGCGTTCTAATGTGGACGGAACATGATTGGTTGGTAAAATAAATACGTTGTAAATTCATATCAGAGTGTCTTCCGTGTCTGGAATGGATGTATTATTGAGTCTAATAAggtaacaataatataataataagatTACCTTGTTTGAATTGTGAAATGGGTTtggcaaaaataaaatgttggtTTTGTCAATACTACTAGGTAGCCTCCTTATACTATATTGACTGAGTTAAATAGAATTGCATTACAAAAAAGTTACTAATACAATTTGCTTTGAATAAAACTAGCCTAAAATAGTCATGGATAATTCTGACTAAAATAGGACTTAAATGCTCAGACTTTTAGTCGTCTGAAACTTGAGTAGACTGAAAAGAGTATGAACGTGaataaaactaataaaaactaaaatgacagcttgacacaaagactagactaaaactaaaattagaacaggccgccaaaaacaacATTACTGGTAAGTGGGTGACTGGTGAACGGGTGAGTGGGTGACTGGTGAACGGGTGAGTAGGTGACTGGTGAGGGGGTGATTGGTCAATGAGTGACTGGTGAGGGGGTGACTGGCAAGTGGGTGACTGGTCAGGGGGTGACTGGTGAGCAGGTGACTGGTGAGAGGGTGACTGGTGAACGGGTGACTGGTGAACGGGTGACTGGTGAGCAGGTGACTGGTGAGAGGGTGACTGGTGAACGGGTGACTGGTGAGCGGTTGACTGGTGAACCCAGCTCACCGTCGGGCGAGGGGGTCTTGGCGGGCTCCAGCACCAGCTGCTTTATCTCCTTCCTGAGGTCCTCCTGGTCGAGCGCCGCTCCGTCATACGCATCGCTCACAAACTCTGACACGCCGGGACTGCtgcggccctcctcctcctcctcctcctgctgctcctcctcctccctcgccgGGGCCTGACCCCACAGGACACAGGAGCAGGGAGACCAGGAGTTAGTGATAGGTTAGGTTCCTAATCATCCAGATGAACCCGTTTGTATTCCTTAGTACGATTTATTTCAGCCATGTCTCAAAGACGTGAATCCTGTTGACAccctgagtctgtgtgttttagCTCATTTGTGTGGGCCGTCCTTGTTATGTGTGCGTACAATACACTTTAACCCAATTATCAGTTTTCTATCCATATTGAGGGACAATACATGAAACTTCTGTACACAGGACACTTTAACACATAGTTGGACACTACTACCCACAGAAGGAGACTTCTGTACACAGGACAGTTCTACACACAGTAGGACATTACAGAACACAGTAGGACACTTCTACACACAGTAGGACACTTCTACACACAGGACACTTCTAGACACAGTAGGACACTACTGTACACAGTAGTACACTTTTACACACAGTAGGATACTTCTGTACACAGTAGGGCACTTCTACACACAGTAGGACACTTCCAGAGCAATGTGTAAACAGCTGACCGCTGTGTGGTCACAGCTGTGGGGAAACCATTTGATTCAGGTGTTTATTCGCTCTATGCTCTGGTGAATGtcctgagaggcagagagggatcCTGTTACAAACCAGCTGCCAACTCCAAGCTCAACCACATTGTTGATTTTCCCAGAAACACTGCCTTAACTTAACTGACATACAGCACGCTGCCTTAAATTAACTGACATACAGCACACTGCCTTAACTTAACTGACATACAGTGTGGTTTTGTTGTGTTCCAGAGGGTGACCTACACTTAACCACCTCAGCCAAGTCACCGAAACCGACCACACaatcagtgcccccccccccctcctgcctcaTTCCTGATCACCACACACTACCGTTTCAGAGCCCTCCCCTCCTGCCCCACTCCTGGTAACCTTATAAAAGCAGGTAAGATGTCATTTCTTGCAGAAGGGCCTTTTCTCCTATTCAACTCGTCACACCCGTTCTCTCACCTTCCGCTCCTCTCCGATGGAGGCAGGGGGGCTCTTGGCTTGCAGATTTTCTGAAACAGGAGAAAACAGAAAGCTGTGAGCCGGATGTTCCTGTGGGCCCCGGAGAGGCTGTGGCCCTCAGAGCCCCGGGCTGGTGTCAATGCAGCACTAGGGAGGGCCATTGTCTTCTCAGAAACACACGGGTCGACCGGTTATCCATCCAGCATTGAATTGGGTCAAAACTGTTTAGTAAGAAGCACCATTACTGCTGTGCACACTGGGAACTGACAAAGGTGGCATACagggtctgtgtttgtctgtcaccACAGAGTTCTCATCATCAGCCCTAAACACGGAAAAAGGCCATAATCAACTCGTAACAAAGTTTGTTGTTTCAAGCATCCAGAAGCCGTACCAAATCAAACGTATTGATTGACACCCTTCACATGGAGGGATTCAGGCTTAAACACCAACAACGTTATCTAAACTTGGAGTTTCTCTTTTGGGAATTCCGTGATGAAAGGTCACTTGTGAGACTCCTTCCATCCCTATAGAGCTAGCTCACCTGTGGAGAGGCCCTCCTGGGGGGAGAGGCCGGCtgccctctccccatctccctgctGCTGGGCCGCCAGGGCGGTGAGCTGGGCCGCCTGCTTCACCAGAGACACTCGGTAGAAGTAGTTCCTCCAGAACACGTCCTCCTTCACACTGGAACACAACAGAGGCTTAGGAACCACTGGGGCTGTGGGACCACAGCACCAGACTACACTGCATCCACTCAGGATAGAGCCCCAGTGAATTATCTATTCTGATGAACACCAGGACCCGGCTAAAGACAAAGGGATTTATCATTTTAACATTGTacttgaattgttttattatatgtAGAGTTGTTttaacatgacacacacacacacacacgcagacacagacagacacagacccacacacacacactaactcactgCTTGGGCACCAGGTCGAAGCGCATGCGGTTGAGCAGCTGGTCCTCCTCCAGCATCACGCAGGCCAGCGGGGACATGAGCTCCATGTCGAAGGTGAACTGGACGCCAGCCGGAGGGTCCCGCAGGAAGTTCCTCCGGTCCTGAGGTGAGAGAACAAACCCTTCAGATCTGCTGAGCCCCTAGAGGACTAACCGGTGATGAGTACTGGTGAGTAGGAAGCCTTTTAAGTTTTATGGGATCAACACGACATGACTTAAACAGGGACACTGAAAATCAGTGTCActgttttttaaatacattgaaATACTTACGGCCCAATTATATTGTGACAATGAAGCTTATGGTATATTTTGAACACGAAATTTTGAACAACAATTTATTTGCGCTCTTTATAAACGTCTCCCTCTGACTTACCGCTGATAGAGCCAGGATCTGCTGCTGGATGGTCTCCTCTTCATTGTAGCCCACCCAAGGAGGCACGGCTGCGTCTGATCCAAACCCAACAGGAGCAGCTTTAAGGGCCCGATACTCAGGCTGCACGTGCTACGTGACAGTTACTGTTTTACAACATTGCTTGCATGCTCACTAAAACCAATACCGTGTCGAGTTCTTCACAAATAAGCAGTCCTACCAGTGCAATCTCCTAAGAATGTATTGTCATTGCAACACAAATACGACTCATGTTACATGTTATGTATTTCTGTCAATGTAATGCTTCTGACAAGGATAAATAAGGCTATCACAccctaatgtaatgtaaacaTCAATTTATAAAATGTGATTGACGGCCTACCAGATCTTTTGGCTTTGTTTTCTTGGACAaacttctcctgctccttctggaACTCTCCCAGAAACGTCTGAAAGGCAGAGAGACGTTATGATGAACACATACATGATGAACACATGCATGATGAACACATACATGATGAACACATGCATGATGGATCCCCTGCAGCGGCTCAGGACTCCAGCCCACCTTGTCAAGGATGCCGTCGATGCTGCCGTCCTCCACGCTCCTCTTCAGACTCTGCGCCGTCCCCGACACCGACTCGGAGATCTTCTTGGTGGCACTGGTGGCAAAGCTGAAGATGTAGTCTGTAAAAGAAGGGAGGAAGAACCGTAGTTTAGTCTGTAAATGAAGGGAGGGAGAACCGTAGTTTAGTCTATAGAGGAACATGGGTATAAACATGTTGACATGACAACACAGAAGTTAAAGCAGAGAACGGGTTCTAACCACCAAGTCCCTGATCCCGCTGGGACTCCCGGCTCCGGGTCGGGGAGATCTCCTGGGTCCCGGTCGGGGAGGTCTCCTGGGTCCCGGTCGGGTCTTCCTCAGTTCGCTGTTTGTTAACTTCGTTCTGTTGTTGCACAATCCGTTCTTCCGGGCTGGACAGGTCACGGTCGCCGCTCCTTGGGGGATCCTCCGCCCGCTCCAGACCGAGCCACGTCCCGAGCCCCTTAAACATGTTGACGGGATGTGGAGAGCGATGATCGATAAacaagagaggggagacagcCGAACCAGGAACTGGACCACCGCTGCTTCTTCGTGGCTGTTGTTATAATTTTGTACGGTGTCGCCCACTACCGGCGGGCGGTACAATCCCCTATCGGCGGGTAACAGCCGTAACAGCACGCCCTAGCGGCAGGTAATAGGGCATCCTACCGGTGGGTGAGTTTTATAAGGTTTTATTTGTTCAGTTACCTTTAAGCAAATATTATTCGGAAAAGGAAAAGATATTCAACTTTAAAAAGTCAATTGGTCAATTTACCACCAGACCCCCAGATTTACACCCAcaacacaatttttttttgagAAGTCATATATTTTACAGACCTTTGTGTAGTCATAGATGCATTGTGGttattttgattgacaggtgacatCCTGAAATTAAGGTAGATGTTTTCATTTGACTTGCCTTATTTAAATTTCCTATAGGACAACATATAGTAAAAATTGAACACGGCAATGCGAAATTAAGAAATTGTATAAGTGTTATTACTAGGGCATGGAAATGGAGCTGTGTGTTGTGAGACATTAAACTTCACGTTACACATTAACCGCGACATACTGTACATTGGCTACCATGGGAACGTGAATTCTCTGGGTCAACCACAGGGGACAGTAACGCACATTAAGGCTTTGGTTTACCGCGGAAAAGGAAACGAAGAAGGTAGAGGAGATCGCTTGTTCTGCTGAAATAGTCCGACTTCTAAGCATTTGATTTCGTCTCACTCTTTGTCGTTCGTTTAGTTCCTCATCTGCTCGTTATTCAGTCTGCTAAATAAGGAAATGGGTAAGACAAACACAATGATAATACACCGTTTTCTTTGTCGCACTTTAAAGTAGCGTTAATCTGCCTGTTCTGATCTCATAACCCATTGAAGACTGATCTCCTTCCAGATGAGACCATGAAGACCCTGATGGTTTTCGACTTCGACCACACGGTGGTGGATGACAACAGTGACACGTGGGTCATCAGGTATGCAGCACGCATGCGCCTCCAGACAGACAGTGTGCCTCTCTTAATCATGTCTTCAGCTTGGACTGCCTAACCCCTGGATTCAGTGTTTACTCTCTCGGTCTGAAAGTATTAAGCGGTTTATCAAACCCTGCATTGAAGTTCCCACCTAAACTAACACCTCAGGTGCTCATGTGCAGGTGTCTCCCAGACCGGACCCTCCCCAACGCACTGAAGGACTCTTACCAGAAGGGCCAGTGGACCGACTACATGGGCCGAGTCATGGCCTACATCGGTGGGTGTGTGCGTCcagttgtgtttatgtgtaggGTCACAATGATGTCAGTGCTGAAGAGCTCATAGGTAACAACAAAGCGAGTCTGGGTCGAGGTTCTTCTTATATTATTAacatctatataaatatatggatAGTTAAATTGAGTGATCGGATCATCTGATCTTGAATCGTGTATGTTTCAAGTGGAATGCACTTAAAAGTAAGTTTTCAAATGGAAGTATTCCACATGGTCCCTGGTAGGCCAGCATTGGAATTCAGCGTGTGAACCTGGTATTCGGCTCGGTATTTGTGCATCCTCCTAACCCCAGCCTCATCCCGTCGAATCAGGTGACCAGGCGGTGAGCCCTGACGGCATTCGCGTCGTCATGGAGACCATCCCGTTCACGCAGGGCATGGCGGACCTGCTGGCCTTCATCTCGGCGCACAAGAGCGCGGTGGACTGCGTGGTGATCTCGGACTCCAACGCCGTGTTCATCGACTGGATCCTGGGCGCGGCCGGGCTGCGCTCGGCCGTGGACCGTGTGCTCACCAACCCCGCCCGATTCGACGATCGGGGTTACCTCACGGTGCGGCGGCACCACGCCCACGATTGCGCCCGCTGCCCCGTCAACCTGTGCAAGCGGGCGGCGCTGCAGGCGTACCTGACAGAgtgcgaggaggggggcttGGACTACCACAGGATGATCTACGTGGGCGACGGCGGCAACGACCTGTGCCCCTCGTCCTGCCTGCGGGGGGGTGACGTGGTGATGCCCAGGAGGGGCTTCACCCTGGAGGGGCTGCTCTCCAAGCTGCAGAGCCGGGGTTCCTCCCTCAAGGCCCGCGTGGTTCCCTGGACCAGCGGCACGGAGGTCCTGGACGAACTGAGGTCCCACATGCTGCCGGCCACACCCTGACGGCAGCGAGCGGAGCAGGGAGCGgagcaggaagtggaggagggggtcctCCCTCAGGGTCAACGGGATCAAAGAGAGCCAGGACTGTGTCTGTCACATCACAGCTGTCCACTGGGACTTCGTTTTTTACTTTTATGTTATTGTTTTTAGAAAGTCCTATTTATATTGGTGATCATATTTTGTGACATGGTTTTA is a genomic window containing:
- the phospho2 gene encoding pyridoxal phosphate phosphatase PHOSPHO2, giving the protein MDETMKTLMVFDFDHTVVDDNSDTWVIRCLPDRTLPNALKDSYQKGQWTDYMGRVMAYIGDQAVSPDGIRVVMETIPFTQGMADLLAFISAHKSAVDCVVISDSNAVFIDWILGAAGLRSAVDRVLTNPARFDDRGYLTVRRHHAHDCARCPVNLCKRAALQAYLTECEEGGLDYHRMIYVGDGGNDLCPSSCLRGGDVVMPRRGFTLEGLLSKLQSRGSSLKARVVPWTSGTEVLDELRSHMLPATP
- the syap1 gene encoding synapse-associated protein 1; translation: MFKGLGTWLGLERAEDPPRSGDRDLSSPEERIVQQQNEVNKQRTEEDPTGTQETSPTGTQEISPTRSRESQRDQGLGDYIFSFATSATKKISESVSGTAQSLKRSVEDGSIDGILDKTFLGEFQKEQEKFVQENKAKRSDAAVPPWVGYNEEETIQQQILALSADRRNFLRDPPAGVQFTFDMELMSPLACVMLEEDQLLNRMRFDLVPKHVKEDVFWRNYFYRVSLVKQAAQLTALAAQQQGDGERAAGLSPQEGLSTENLQAKSPPASIGEERKAPAREEEEQQEEEEEEGRSSPGVSEFVSDAYDGAALDQEDLRKEIKQLVLEPAKTPSPDEEPADWEKELQQELQEYEVVPESDNKDDQWDQEIEKMLQDS